TAAGTCATTGGCCCCATCAAGGCGAGCCGCCATGATGTAATCTTTTTCAAGTTCAGCGTGAATCGCAGTGTAAATGGAACGGATAAATCTAGGGATCAGTGCCAAGCCAATCGCGAGCATAATATTGAACTCACCAAACCCTAGAAATGCCACAAATATAATGGCTAATAAAAGTGAAGGGATGGACATGACGGTATCAAGCAGGTGGTTGAGGGTGCTAGACAACAAACCACGAGTCATACCGGCCAAAATACCGATACTGCTGCCAATAAGGCCAGCAATGATTGTCACTAGAATTGAAGCACCAAATGTAAACTGAGAACCCGTCAAAATTCGGGAAAGTATATCTCGTCCTAAATCATCGGTACCTAAGAAGTATTCAATACTGCCTTCTGTCGCCCAAGAAGGAGGGACCAGTAAATGCCCTGTTTGGAGATTTGGGTCATGTGGAGCAATCCACTGTGCAGTGAGTGTGATTAACACTACTAGGATAAGGCACCACATTCCAAACATCGCTAAACTATTGCTTCGATAGCTTTTAGCAAAGCGTTCAAACTGAGTTGGAATATGCTCTTCTTGATAGATGCTATTGGTTAACATACCACTCTTTCCTTACCAATGGGTTCGATAGCGTACCAAGTAAATCAGACAATATATTGGCAGATAAAACAAAGGAAGCGACCACCATTACACCCGCTTGAATGGAAGCGTAGTCTTGATTAGCTAATGCGTTTAGCAACCATCGACCAATTCCCGGCCAGTTAAAAATCGACTCAGTGATAATGGCAAATGTAATCATACT
This portion of the Vibrio sp. VB16 genome encodes:
- a CDS encoding ABC transporter permease subunit; translation: MLTNSIYQEEHIPTQFERFAKSYRSNSLAMFGMWCLILVVLITLTAQWIAPHDPNLQTGHLLVPPSWATEGSIEYFLGTDDLGRDILSRILTGSQFTFGASILVTIIAGLIGSSIGILAGMTRGLLSSTLNHLLDTVMSIPSLLLAIIFVAFLGFGEFNIMLAIGLALIPRFIRSIYTAIHAELEKDYIMAARLDGANDLYLLLNSVFPNILAIIAAEVTMALTLAIMDITALGFLGLGAQAPSTEWGAILGDSVELIYLAPWTVTLPGLAIMFTVIVINLVGEGIRQALNAGVE